Proteins from a genomic interval of Pseudobdellovibrionaceae bacterium:
- a CDS encoding helix-turn-helix transcriptional regulator, whose protein sequence is MLRDILIQKGLSNREAEVAELVSKGLSNKEVANQLFVTEKTVKFHLTNIYKKMNVKSRAQLIVWCLPHLGFVESNETTKENTLNMASGAQVAQTIPAGVATVGGIQTIIPGRSNDLGGGNRGGNTDAGAMGL, encoded by the coding sequence ATGCTCAGAGATATCCTGATTCAAAAAGGTCTGTCGAACCGCGAAGCCGAAGTTGCAGAACTCGTTTCGAAAGGTCTTTCCAACAAGGAAGTTGCGAACCAATTGTTTGTCACAGAAAAAACTGTGAAGTTTCACCTGACCAACATCTACAAGAAGATGAACGTCAAATCGCGCGCGCAGTTGATCGTGTGGTGTTTGCCTCACTTGGGTTTCGTCGAGTCGAACGAAACAACCAAAGAGAACACTCTCAATATGGCGTCGGGCGCTCAAGTTGCTCAAACCATCCCCGCGGGCGTTGCGACCGTCGGTGGCATCCAGACAATCATTCCCGGTCGTTCGAATGACCTCGGCGGTGGAAACCGCGGTGGTAATACCGACGCCGGCGCAATGGGTCTCTAA
- a CDS encoding acyl-CoA thioesterase — MTELVLPSHTNSLDSIFGGVVMSWIDICGAIAAQRHASSEVVTASIDDLHFIAPVYKGWVVNLKASVNFVSKTSMEVGVRVDAENPRTGDTFHTASAYLTFVAIGPDGKPHPVPPLLLESDEQKRRHQAAQTRRSLRVQRRKISETKA, encoded by the coding sequence ATGACCGAACTCGTTCTTCCCTCACATACCAACTCCCTCGACAGTATTTTCGGGGGAGTTGTCATGTCCTGGATCGACATCTGCGGGGCCATCGCGGCCCAGCGGCATGCCTCCAGCGAAGTCGTCACCGCGTCCATCGACGATCTTCACTTCATCGCGCCCGTCTACAAAGGCTGGGTCGTCAATCTGAAAGCCTCGGTCAATTTCGTTTCGAAAACCTCCATGGAGGTCGGTGTGCGCGTCGACGCGGAAAATCCGCGGACGGGCGACACCTTCCACACCGCGAGCGCCTACCTGACGTTCGTGGCCATCGGTCCCGACGGGAAGCCCCATCCGGTCCCGCCGCTCCTGCTGGAGTCCGACGAACAAAAGCGTCGCCATCAGGCCGCGCAGACGCGTCGGTCGCTGCGTGTGCAACGCCGGAAAATCTCGGAGACGAAAGCGTGA